The following coding sequences lie in one Pelecanus crispus isolate bPelCri1 chromosome 9, bPelCri1.pri, whole genome shotgun sequence genomic window:
- the LOC104034704 gene encoding cytochrome P450 2J6: protein MLTISQAFVVLIIFLLIVEFFKLRKACKQFPPGPTPLPLLGNLVHLNFQFHRDLLMELAKTHGNIYTLWFGWTPVIILNGYQAVKDGLTTHPEDVSGRMISPFFRAMAKGKGIILASGRSWKQQRRFSIMTLRNLGVGKKGLEYQVQAEASHLVEFFVNLKGRPVDPSFPLFHSISNVICALVFGYHFSDDDKIFHELISATENLFRFAGSFVHQMYEIFPWLMCHLPGPHKKALSCYDALSSFARKEIRRHVERGIPDEPQDFIDFYLAEMEKSKDGVKPKYDEDNLVCVINDLFLGGSETSSTTLYWGLLYMVVNPNIQENVQKELDAVLGPSQLICYEDRRKLPYTNAVVHEIQRFSNIVFVGMPRVCVRDTTLLGFPIKKGTIIMPNIASVLYDPEQWETPRQFNPGHFLDKEGNFIPREAFLPFSAGHRVCLGEHLARTELFIFFANLLRAFTFQLPEGVMKINTEPIFGGTLQPHPYRVCAIPR from the exons ATGCTGACAATAAGTCAAGCTTTTGTAGTCCTGatcatttttttgttaattgttGAGTTTTTCAAACTGCGAAAGGCATGCAAGCAATTCCCTCCTGGACCAACTCCTCTCCCATTGCTTGGAAATTTGGTGCAcctgaattttcagtttcatcGGGATCTTCTGATGGAG CTGGCAAAAACTCATGGTAACATATATACTTTGTGGTTCGGGTGGACCCCAGTGATCATACTGAATGGATATCAAGCAGTGAAGGATGGCCTGACTACACATCCTGAAGACGTTTCTGGGAGGATGATATCTCCTTTCTTCAGAGCAATGGCGAAAGGAAAAG GTATTATACTAGCAAGCGGACGCTCCTGGAAGCAGCAGAGACGCTTTAGTATAATGACTCTACGCAATCtgggagtggggaaaaaaggcctGGAGTATCAAGTGCAAGCGGAGGCCTCTCACCTGGTGGAGTTCTTTGTGAACCTGAAAG GAAGACCTGTGGatccttctttccctcttttccattctatttcaaatgtaatttgtGCTCTGGTTTTTGGATATCACTTCTCTGATGATGACAAAATCTTCCATGAACTGATCAGTGCCACAGAGAATTTATTCAGATTTGCAGGCAGCTTTGTTCATCAG ATGTATGAAATCTTCCCATGGCTGATGTGCCATCTCCCTGGTCCTCATAAGAAAGCGTTATCTTGCTATGATGCCCTAAGTTCTTTTGCAAGGAAGGAAATCAGAAGACATGTGGAGAGAGGGATACCAGATGAACCACAGGATTTCATTGACTTTTACCTGGCTGAGATGGAGAAA TCTAAAGATGGGGTCAAGCCCAAGTATGATGAAGACAATTTGGTATGTGTTATAAATGATCTTTTCCTCGGTGGATCAGAGACCTCGAGTACAACATTGTACTGGGGACTGCTCTATATGGTAGTGAATCCAAACATCCAAG AGAACGTGCAGAAGGAGCTGGATGCTGTTTTGGGCCCTTCCCAGTTAATCTGCTATGAGGATCGGAGAAAACTGCCCTATACAAATGCTGTGGTTCATGAGATCCAGCGCTTCAGCAACATTGTCTTTGTTGGCATGCCCAGAGTGTGTGTGAGGGACACGACATTGCTAGGATTCCCCATCAAAAAG GGCACCATCATTATGCCAAATATAGCATCTGTTCTGTATGACCCCGAGCAATGGGAGACACCACGACAGTTCAACCCCGGCCATTTTCTGGATAAAGAAGGAAACTTTATACCTCGAGAAGCCTTCTTACCATTCTCAGCAG ggcACCGTGTGTGTTTGGGGGAGCATCTAGCAAGGACTgagctctttattttctttgccaaCCTGCTGCGGGCATTCACCTTCCAGCTCCCTGAGGGGGTGATGAAGATCAACACAGAGCCCATTTTTGGGGGTACGCTGCAGCCCCACCCATACAGGGTTTGTGCCATTCCACGCTAG